AAATACTCATTGTTTGAGCAATGTTGTGAGGTTGTAACACTTTCAGTTTAATTAGACtcatatttgcaaatatttaaataacatttcaatatgtgtatatttactGTTCTCAAAAAGTGATTATATACTGTTGGACAGTAATGTATGCTGTTATGCAGAGTAGCATAGCTTAAGGGCTGGGGTGATGCTTTACTTAGTTCTGGCTATGTTGGTGCTATCACGTGGTTTTAGAATGTTTCCATGAAAAttctgggaggcacatttatcaaaggtcaaattttaagttcatgtgagtttttaaaatgcccatgaactcgaaattcgatcaATCAGGGATAATTTACTAACTGCAGAGCAGCTCTATTTTCTTTCATATACCTTTGGGCTGTGTAAATTGTTGCTGGTGTACTTGCCGAGATGTATGGCTTGGCCTACAGATGAAGCAAGAAGATTCTACTATGAAGTCATAGTGCTGACTGTAAATTCTACAGTTATGGGTTACTCTTTATTTCCTGTACTCATGTgaccattttttatttcctttctcgcaaacaaaagaaatacaatcTTGTTTTAAACTTAGAAAGAGAAATGTTATCTGCCAAGACAAAGCATGATCAAATAGGGATACCAACAACGCAATATTTACATTTCTGCTGTGCCATCCCCAAGACCTAATATACCTGAGAATGACACCTTTTTTGGCAGTCTGGTTGCTGCCAACTTTCTCATATGAAAAAAAGAGATGTTTTAATGGGCTCCAAGAAAACTTGACGTCAAACTACCGTAACATTAAAAATTTTAGAAAATGCCAAGATATTGGATTCTAGGGATGGAACTCTTTACACTCCTTCCTGGAGATGGTTTATTGATTTAACAATGATAGGGGAAGACTTAAGAAGGCTTGGTTAATGTAGATTCAAGAAAAGCACTGAACTTTCAagttatagaaataaatatatgaaattgaAATACTTAAATTCTGAATATAATGATTTCATCAGTCTTTAATGTGACAGGTGATTTTAACATCACATAGTTCAACAACATGTAGGACTGCAATGTGAAAAAGTATTTCTTCCATGAAATATACATAGCAGGGCTAAAAAACATAaatgcctataaaaaaaaaacagccatggCAGCTGGTCAGGTGCTTGTACAGTTATgtgcagggatgggcgaatttgacccgtttcgcatcgccaaaaattcgcagccggcgaaatgtcgcagacgcccattaaagtctatgggcgtcaaaaaaaatttgtcgcgcggcgaaattaatttttttgacgcacgtctccatacaagtctatgggcgtcattttttcggcgaaacgaggcgaaaaaattcgcccatccctagttatgcGATTTATTATCTGGAAGGCTTGGGACATGGGAATTTCCTGATAAGAGGTCTTTCAGTAATTGAGCCTTCAACATCAGCAAATATATCACAAGGGCACACCTTTACTTCTGGCCTCCAGTATGGATTGCTTAGAGTTTGCCTAAGGAATTCAGAATCAGCAAGTCAGTAGAAAAGATAAATGAAGACTGCACTTAAAAGTAGCAATATTTCTTACTTATTATGTGTTGTTTTACCTatatgtgtttttcccctttaaaatgacaaAGGTTGAATTACTGAAGAAAATTGCTCCTCTATGAGTGCTGCTTTTATTTCTATTCTGTTTATGCAGCAACTGCAATGCTGCTTGCTCTGCTATAATAAAAGGGTCATTATATTTCCACAGTGTTCAGTATACAATGCATGTAATAGGCACTAAACGCAGGTACTTTGTTGTGGTGTATTCTCTTTGTAGCATAATTCGCTACCTGTTCGCTATCTGATTGGGACCAATGGATTAAGTTTATCTTGGGGGAATTTAAGGGTTTATACagacctgtttaaaaaaaaaaaaaaatgtaaaaaaaatttaaaaaaattttaaaaaaagttggggcactgtgtaaagtgtaaataaaatcttttattattttatttacattttgaaattatttacaCCCTATATTGTATTGAAAAAAGTGCAAACATGACATATCAAAAtgattctgaaaaatatatgctcattttgaatttgatataTTTGCAATACATGACTTTAAATTACAAattgcattttacacattttcccatttaaagtgcatgtttttttattgatataaataCAATACCTAAGATTATTTATGAACAGTGATTTTACTACATTCACTAAAAATCCTGTACATCAATCTAAAAGTCTATGCAGCGTCCTTTCCTCTCCCAGTCCCCATAGCGAGTTGGCTCAGGTCCTCTGGGTCCGCCTTTTTCTTTAGTTAGAGGATTTATGTCATCAGGAaattctacagaaaaaaaggcaagtgGATTTTTAAAGCAAAGATCCTGTAAGCAAATATACTGTTTTTGAACATGAACTCATTCAGTTTGGCTTAAGAAGAAAAGGTGCATAGACATATCTGAACTTCACAATTATTTTTCCAAACATGAAAGTCTGCTTGTGCTTACCAGGACCaatcgcccccccccccaacaccaaACTCACAGagtaatgaaacccctccctcaccttgttctatAGTAAAGtggtggattctgggacttgataTCTCTGGGAAGCAAAGAGACTTCAAGTCCTATAATCTATCAATTCACAATGGACTAAGCTAAATATCTACCTTGAAAGGACCAAACGAGAAGCAGCTTAAAGTTCCCTGATtagctaaataaatacaaatatatatgtcagtgattaaaataatagggAAAAAGTATGTCCTGACCAAGCACTATTCAATTAAATGAAAAGGaggtatactggccctttaaatgggACCTAAATATTGTTTGCTCAAGCATATGTCTTAGTTATGTATGCCAACATAAAAGAACATATCAAAGGTTAAAATATGCTAGAAGGTGTAGTACAGCAACATTGTAAGCAATGTTGCTAtattaaattgcaaattgaacCAAAATGAGAATCCTACCTGATCTGTGTAAATTGGCATTTGGTATGTGTTCCTGCAGTTGGAGTTGAAACCATTAAACATAGTTTTTCTATCACTGAATAACTTTTGTCAGCTTTAGAGAACCAGAGTGTGCTGTGGGACAGTTTTAAGGAGATTTTAGCTCCCCTTTACTCAGATACTTACTTCCCAGTGGGTCCTTTTCTGCTGTTGTCTTTTCTGATTCATCAAATTTCCCTTGTGGTGTCTTGGGTTTTTTAAGAGGTTTTTGTGTGGATTCAAAATTCTGGCTAAGAgctctggaactgttccacaatCCAGGCCACACTGAAAAGACATGCTATGTTAacaaaatgttcctttaatatgatttGATAATAAaccctgaaaataaaaatgtcaagcATCATCAGCAAACTGTTCTTGCCACCCTTTAGATATTGTTGCACTATAGGTCCCAGCTGCTGAAGGATACTGATGTTTACAGTCCAACATTTACTAGAGGGCTGGACCAAGAGTCCTTATTTTAAACTAGACAGGATTGTGATATTCAATAGGTGTCCTCACACAGCTCCAGGCATGAAGTTTCAGTATGAATGTAGAGTATGCTGGATAGGCGTGCAATATATAGATATTACGATTTGAAGTCACTGGATTAACTATGGATACATCTATTTAACCTGAAAGGAACAATCTCTTAGAGGAGAAGGATATGTTAAATTAATGTGAGGTGCCAAATGTGAGGCAACCACCAGTGATTATCACTAACCCCAGTGCCCAGAGTAATTCTGAGTGAGCACCAAAGAGTGATCATCGTCTTTGTTCTTCTGTGGCTCCAAGTCAACGCAGAGTGAAAAAGCCAATTCTAGgcttaaagttcagcttttcattctactgtacaTGCACACCTGGAGCAAAAAAGGCAGACGGCAGAAAGAAGATCACTCTGTGATGCTCATACAGAAACacccagggccagtgcagttttctgctaacacaAGGGGTATCAGCTAAGTGACTATTaccttccttctccttcaaaataCTATGTACTTTTAGCACATGAATAGATATTCAACCCTCATCTATATGGGAACTCCAACCAAAACTGTccttgcataatgaaagaaaatgtaatactatacaatttataattatattaatttttatatattttaaaactgtttttaaaggTAATTGTAATTATAACTGCTGCTGAAAGCAGTACCCTTCTCGTTGTTTACAATCTCTTGCTGTTACCAGTTCCTGAAACAACTGTTGAAGAACCCAACTATGGACCATTCTGCAATTTAAGTGTGTGCCCCTTCCTTTTTGACTTTTGTCTAAATTAACACCCTGTCAGTTGTGTAAGGAATGGTTATAGCAACATAAGATATGCATTTTTCACTTTAGGGTGCAgaggcagcaaatacattttctgtttagCCATGGGCACCGCCATTCAAATGACATATAACAGTACAGCACACATTTAGATTACCATTTGTAAAtgacacagtgctttacagaggttatacatcattcacgagtccctgccccagtgaagcttatatgttaaagggatactgtcatggggaaaaaaaaaaaaattcagaatgaatcagttaatagtgctactccagcagaattctgcactgaaatccatttctcaaagatttttttatattcaattttgaaatctgacatggggctagacattttgtcaatttcccagttgccccaagtcatgatcCCTTTAATGTCAGTAACCCAGTAATGTGTTCCTATTAGCTGAAACTACACTGGCCTGGGGTAAtaagtgagcaccatggagcaatcacCTTCTTCCCCTTGTTCATTCTTCCATCAACAGAGGCAGACGCCTGCACAGTatagttcattttaagcaaagtAGTAGAGGCGCTCACTCAGATTACCCAGGGCTGCtgcaattttctgctaacaggtGCACCAGCCCCGGGTATTAGGTAAGTGATTACATTCAGTGGGAGATGCTCAACACTTGGCACCCCCCAAGTAACCATAACTTACCTTcttctataacaaataaaacaggacattatatGCCAAGAAAAAGGTTATTTGAAGGTGACGCATAAAGGGATAAAACctttacaattaataaaaaaatgatgcgATACTTGACCTTTAAAAAGTAATGGCACAACGTATATGTCAAATTTGATTAGATTCGCAGCTACTCTTTCATTATGCGAAATACAGAGTTTCGGTGGAGCTTCCCTTTTGGCTTAGAAAGAAGCAGGCAGTGTTTGTATAACATAGGACTCACTGTTGATGTTACATGCCACAGTCTGACCACATAAAAGACGTGCTGCAGCTCTTCGCCCTTCTCTGTATGCTACAATTAGTACACTCATTTTGTGCCGGTGAGTTGCGCAACGCTGCCCGTCCGTCCGTCCCTTTTTAATGACGTCATCTCTCTTTCCTCGTCTTTGCACGTACTGCGTCAAGTGACTCAAAGTAGCGGTGTGACGTATGGCACTGGCCGGCTTGTGCCTGTGACGTATATACGTACAGGCTCTACGTAACATCGCAGTTACGCGATATCTTTTTTTCACTGGTACATATTCATGTGTGTAGGAAGGATCTTCCCTGTGTGACTGACTAAATGCAAGAAGCTGGTGTACAGTAACCATGTGGGCGAGAAAAAGGATTTGTAGAGGAACAATACTGTTTTAGTTGGGGAAACGTCCAAGCAGTtatattacactttttaaataaaacattttccagaaaGGATTGTTGTTGTCAATTGTCCCTTGGGCTGGTGTGCTCTTTAGCCATTTGTTGAAACCAGATCATATCAGACACTGCTAATTGTGAAATTCATCCATTCTTAGAAAAATAAGCGTTTTGGGTTTTcacatgcaaatatttatattgtatcatTTAAAACCTCACAGTTGCATAACAATAGTTAATATTTTGCAAAGCTCAGTAAACAAGATGAAGTAGAGAACACTAGCATTATAACAAAACAAAAGTCAAACGACAGGTTATCATTTGGGCATCCATTTACTGACGAGGCAGAAACAAACGCAACAGCAGGGTAACTAAAGTGTGCACACTTC
The genomic region above belongs to Xenopus laevis strain J_2021 chromosome 5L, Xenopus_laevis_v10.1, whole genome shotgun sequence and contains:
- the sdhaf4.L gene encoding uncharacterized protein sdhaf4.L, which translates into the protein MVTVHQLLAFSQSHREDPSYTHEYVPVKKRYRVTAMLRRACTYIRHRHKPASAIRHTATLSHLTQYVQRRGKRDDVIKKGRTDGQRCATHRHKMSVLIVAYREGRRAAARLLCGQTVACNINMWPGLWNSSRALSQNFESTQKPLKKPKTPQGKFDESEKTTAEKDPLGKFPDDINPLTKEKGGPRGPEPTRYGDWERKGRCIDF